A genomic region of Mycolicibacterium poriferae contains the following coding sequences:
- a CDS encoding IclR family transcriptional regulator, with protein sequence MIQAVDRALRILAVLGGGRRMSLGEISTAIDLAPSTVHGLVRTLLAHGMVQQEADSGRYRLGPATLRLGNVYLDTLELRSRVAIWAEGLARRTGCAVRTAVLLRDEVVVVAHEPRPDGTRQMPEVGIVIPAHASALGKALLAFSPEALTGPLRSMTGDTIIDPATLAEQLVEVRATGIASEVEEAILGECALAATVFDTTEQPAGAISLVVPAGRWPLPPEAVDALRDTARTVSRELGAPVWPPRT encoded by the coding sequence ATGATCCAGGCGGTGGACCGCGCGCTGCGCATCCTGGCCGTTCTCGGCGGCGGTCGCCGGATGAGCCTCGGCGAGATCTCCACCGCCATCGACCTGGCTCCATCCACCGTGCACGGCCTGGTGCGCACGTTGTTGGCCCACGGCATGGTCCAGCAGGAAGCCGACTCCGGCCGTTACCGGTTGGGCCCGGCGACGCTGCGACTCGGCAACGTCTACCTCGACACGCTGGAACTGCGATCGCGCGTGGCGATCTGGGCCGAGGGGCTGGCCCGGCGCACCGGCTGCGCGGTGCGCACCGCGGTGCTGCTGCGCGATGAGGTGGTGGTGGTGGCCCACGAGCCCCGGCCTGACGGGACCCGTCAGATGCCGGAGGTCGGCATCGTCATTCCCGCCCATGCCAGCGCACTGGGGAAGGCGTTGCTGGCGTTCTCCCCCGAAGCGCTGACCGGGCCGCTGCGCAGTATGACCGGTGACACCATCATCGACCCGGCGACGTTGGCCGAGCAGCTGGTCGAGGTCCGTGCCACCGGCATCGCCAGCGAAGTCGAGGAAGCGATTCTCGGGGAATGCGCTCTGGCGGCAACGGTTTTCGACACCACCGAACAGCCGGCCGGCGCGATCAGCCTGGTGGTACCCGCCGGCCGCTGGCCGCTGCCGCCCGAGGCGGTCGACGCGTTGCGGGACACCGCACGCACCGTGTCGCGCGAGCTGGGTGCTCCGGTGTGGCCGCCGCGCACGTGA
- a CDS encoding MIP/aquaporin family protein: MDEPSLTQKLAAEALGTAFLVFIGVGSVPATIIVNGDAPFTMADLGMISFAFATVVVATVYALGHISGNHINPAVTVGLAVTGKFPWSRVPAYLTAQVVGAVAGAAAIIGVLGLAARDAGLGVATYAPGISPAQAFFAEFIGTFILVFTVFGVIHRKASVGFAGVAIGLVVFAAIIPVAPTTGASINPARTLGPMLVQQLAGGTVHWNQLPVYLSAELLAGALAALAYVAISRTRADNAPAAVPEPAATPTPA, translated from the coding sequence ATGGACGAGCCATCCCTCACCCAGAAACTGGCCGCCGAAGCGCTCGGCACCGCCTTCCTGGTGTTCATCGGAGTGGGATCGGTGCCCGCAACGATCATCGTCAACGGCGATGCCCCGTTCACGATGGCCGACCTGGGCATGATTTCCTTCGCGTTCGCCACCGTGGTGGTCGCGACCGTCTACGCGCTGGGCCACATCAGCGGCAACCACATCAACCCCGCCGTCACGGTGGGCCTCGCCGTCACGGGCAAGTTCCCCTGGTCCCGGGTGCCGGCCTACCTCACCGCTCAGGTGGTCGGCGCCGTCGCCGGTGCCGCGGCGATCATCGGCGTGCTGGGTCTGGCCGCGCGTGACGCCGGCCTCGGCGTCGCCACCTACGCCCCCGGAATCAGCCCGGCTCAGGCCTTCTTCGCCGAGTTCATCGGTACGTTCATTCTTGTGTTCACCGTGTTCGGCGTGATCCACCGCAAGGCCTCCGTCGGTTTCGCCGGCGTCGCGATCGGCCTCGTGGTGTTCGCCGCGATCATCCCGGTGGCGCCCACCACCGGAGCGTCCATCAACCCGGCCCGCACCCTCGGCCCGATGCTGGTGCAGCAGCTCGCCGGCGGCACCGTGCACTGGAACCAGCTGCCCGTCTACCTCAGTGCCGAACTGCTCGCCGGTGCGCTCGCCGCGCTGGCCTACGTCGCGATCTCCCGCACCCGCGCCGACAACGCACCGGCAGCGGTGCCCGAACCCGCCGCCACACCCACCCCCGCCTGA
- a CDS encoding QcrA and Rieske domain-containing protein produces MDIHDVPIPRKTVLAGFGVGAAAVTLAACSSGDSGSDPDAGADASPGGDPSAAPESLTSTADVPVGSGIIVGDVVVTQPVTGDYQAFSAVCTHSGCLINQVADGTINCPCHGSKFSLDGQVVNGPAARPLTPVSVEVQGDSIVLT; encoded by the coding sequence ATGGACATCCACGACGTGCCGATCCCGCGTAAAACCGTACTCGCCGGCTTCGGCGTCGGGGCCGCGGCGGTCACGCTGGCGGCCTGCTCGAGCGGCGATTCCGGGTCCGATCCCGACGCCGGAGCGGACGCGAGCCCGGGCGGTGACCCGTCGGCCGCGCCGGAGTCGCTCACCTCGACCGCCGACGTGCCCGTCGGGTCGGGGATCATCGTCGGCGACGTCGTCGTCACCCAGCCGGTCACAGGGGATTACCAGGCCTTTTCGGCGGTGTGCACCCACTCGGGCTGTCTGATCAACCAGGTCGCCGACGGCACCATCAACTGCCCATGCCACGGCAGCAAGTTCAGCCTCGACGGCCAGGTGGTCAACGGGCCGGCGGCCCGGCCGCTCACCCCGGTCTCGGTCGAGGTGCAGGGGGATTCGATCGTCCTGACCTGA